The Impatiens glandulifera chromosome 8, dImpGla2.1, whole genome shotgun sequence genome includes a window with the following:
- the LOC124911985 gene encoding dihydroceramide fatty acyl 2-hydroxylase FAH1-like, which produces MVAQGFAVDLDKPLVFQVGHLGENYQDWVHQPIVSKEGPRFFENDFWEFLTKTHWWAIPLIWLPVVCWFSLKSFWLGRTPPQIAILLVSGIFLWTLMEYSLHRFLFHIKTKSYWGNTAHYLLHGCHHKHPMDGLRLVFPPAATAILLVPFWNLVKLISTQTTCPALFAGVLLGYVMYDVTHYYLHHSQPTSEIPRNLKRYHLNHHFRIQTKGFGITSSLWDKVFETLPQSKASQKGL; this is translated from the exons ATGGTTGCGCAGGGCTTTGCAGTGGACTTGGATAAACCACTTGTGTTCCAG GTTGGTCACCTTGGAGAAAATTATCAGGATTGGGTCCATCAGCCCATTGTCAGCAAGGAAGGCCCTCGATTTTTCGAAAATGACTTTTGGGAG TTTTTGACTAAAACTCACTGGTGGGCGATTCCTCTAATTTGGCTGCCGGTTGTATGCTGGTTTAGCTTGAAGTCTTTTTGGTTGGGGCGTACACCTCCACAGATAGCTATACTATTGGTTTCAGGAATATTTTTATGGACATTGATGGAGTATTCTTTACACAGATTTCTGTTTCACATTAAAACAAAGAGCTACTG GGGAAACACTGCCCACTATCTTCTTCACGGTTGCCATCATAAGCATCCAATGGATGGGCTACGCCTTGTTTTCCCACCTGCTGCGACAGCTATTTTATTGGTCCCG TTCTGGAACTTGGTGAAACTCATATCTACTCAAACAACATGTCCTGCATTGTTTGCCGGAGTTTTACTTGGTTATGTTATGTATGATGTCACCCATTATTATTTGCATCATAGTCAGCCAACAAGCGAAATACCTCGGAATCTCAAG CGATATCACTTGAACCATCATTTCCGCATACAAACCAAAGGGTTTGGTATCACTTCTTCACTTTGGGACAAGGTATTCGAGACACTGCCTCAATCGAAGGCTTCTCAGAAAGGTTTATAA
- the LOC124913066 gene encoding beta-amyrin 28-monooxygenase-like: MNYIYSSLIVLISLAIPILVKLLSHRKRLEKEKLLPPGTSGWPFIGQTLEFLAAGWNGHPEKFIFNHIKKYGSLIFRSHLAGSPTIVFCGPDANKFLFSNENKLVQSWWPDTINKIFPSSTQTSSHDETINLMKMLHSFLKPDALQGYIGFMDIIAQRHFVTHWDSKDQVTVFPLMKSYTFALACRLFINVEDHDHVAKLAGPFENVLRGIVSVPINVWGTNLNIAIKASKLIRKEILTIINQRKIDLAQGTTSFTQDFLSHMLLTSDENGSFMKETDIADKIMALLIGGDTASSACSSIVKFLAQLPDIYEGVYKEQMEISKSKGPDELLTWDDVNKMKYSWSVACEAMRLAPPIQGTFREVMTDFVYEGFSITKGWKIYWSVNSTHKSTEYFLDPEKFDVSRFIGQVPQPYTFLPFGGGPRMCPGKEYARLQILVFMHNLVKRFKWEMVIPNEKLIVNPMFKPEKGLPIRLYPHSK, translated from the exons ATGAACTACATCTACTCCTCTCTCATTGTTCTTATCTCTTTGGCCATCCCCATTTTGGTGAAACTTTTAAGTCATAGAAAAAGATTGGAAAAGGAAAAGTTATTACCCCCTGGAACATCCGGCTGGCCTTTCATTGGCCAAACATTAGAGTTTCTAGCTGCCGGGTGGAATGGTCATCCCGAAAAGTTCATATTCAATCACATTAAAAAGTATGGCTCACTCATCTTTAGGTCACACTTGGCTGGATCCCCAACTATAGTATTCTGTGGACCAGATGCTAACAAGTTCTTATTCTCAAATGAGAATAAGCTTGTCCAATCATGGTGGCCAGATACAATCAACAAGATATTCCCTTCTTCAACCCAAACATCATCCCATGATGAAACCATTAACCTAATGAAGATGCTTCATAGTTTTCTAAAGCCCGATGCATTGCAAGGCTATATCGGCTTCATGGACATCATCGCGCAACGCCATTTCGTAACTCATTGGGACTCCAAGGATCAAGTCACTGTTTTTCCACTCATGAAAAGCTACACATTTGCGTTGGCTTGTCGCTTGTTCATCAATGTTGAGGACCATGATCATGTCGCCAAGTTGGCAGGCCCGTTTGAGAACGTGTTGAGAGGGATCGTGTCGGTTCCAATTAATGTTTGGGGTACAAACTTGAACATTGCCATCAAGGCATCTAAGTTGATTAGGAAGGAAATTCTTACTATCATTAACCAACGAAAGATTGATCTAGCACAAGGGACAACATCATTTACACAAGACTTTTTGTCGCATATGTTGTTGACTAGCGATGAAAATGGTAGTTTTATGAAGGAGACAGACATCGCCGACAAGATCATGGCCTTGTTGATCGGCGGTGACACTGCGAGCTCTGCATGTTCTTCGATTGTCAAGTTCCTTGCTCAACTACCAGACATTTATGAAGGGGTTTACAAAG AGCAAATGGAAATCTCAAAATCGAAGGGTCCTGATGAATTGCTAACATGGGACGACGTCAATAAGATGAAATATTCATGGAGTGTAGCTTGTGAAGCGATGAGACTTGCCCCTCCTATTCAAGGCACCTTTAGAGAGGTCATGACAGATTTTGTATATGAAGGCTTCTCAATCACCAAGGGATGGAAg ATATATTGGAGTGTGAATTCGACACATAAAAGTACTGAATATTTTCTTGATCCTGAAAAGTTTGATGTATCAAGATTTATAGGACAAGTACCTCAACCCTACACATTCCTTCCCTTTGGTGGTGGGCCGAGGATGTGTCCTGGTAAAGAGTATGCCCGActtcaaatacttgtttttatGCACAATTTggtgaagcgattcaagtgggAGATGGTGATTCCGAATGAGAAGTTAATTGTCAATCCTATGTTTAAACCCGAGAAGGGTCTTCCAATCCGTCTTTATCCTCACTCAAAGTAA